ACTAATATAAGGGTTTATTATTGTCCTTCTTTGTTtcacttcattatttttataactttctgccctacatgtcttttttttgggggggggtattttttttcttttcttttttttgaggcaagcccaatggacttgacttttgttatgagagagagcaaaagtgagagagacagaattggcacatcagggccttagccactgtatttgaactctagatgtgtgtgccaccttgtgtgcatgtgcaaccttacacatgtatcaccttgagcgtctggcttacatgcgctctggggagtcaaatatgggtccttaggcttagcaggcaagcctcttaactgctaagccatctctccaacccggggGTGGGGTTGTGtggtttttcagtgtagggtctcactgtagcctaggcttacctggaactcactctgtagtcctagattGGACTAGATCTCACAGaagtccttctatctctgtctcccaattgctggcattaaaggaatgcaccaccatgtccaacactttccttatttaaaaaaatacttttatttttatttatttatttgagagagagagagggagagaattggcatacaaaggcctccagtcactgcaagtgaactccagatgcatgtgccacctgtgcttctggcttgcatgggtcctggggaatttaacatgggtcctttggctttgcaggcaagtgcctgaactgctaagccatctctccagcccaactttcttaaaaataaatctgggtatagtggcacatgcctttaatcccagcacttggaatgtgaaaataggaggattgctgtgagtttgaggccaccctgagactacatagtgaattgcaggtcagcttggactagagttaaggagtttgccttcaGAGACATAGGaccttagtgcccatgtaaagccagatgtaggatgtggcacatacatctggagttcatttgcagtggtggaggccttgatgtgcccatgttctctgtttgtctttcttctatttctctctgcttgcaaacaaataaaaatattaaaaaatgaaaaaaattgggTCAGATATGGTGGTTTAGGCCTTTAATGTCAGTAttgtggaggctgaggtaaaagaatCACTGTGCATTGGAGactagcatgggctacagagtattTCAGCCTCACCTAGAATGAGACCACGTCTCATTCCTATTCTTGAGAGatttaacccagggccttgtgtttgctaggcaagcactcaccaCTGAGCTCTATTTCCAGCCctaagtttctttgttttttctggaATTATATCACCACAGTAGTGAAATGTTGGTTATGTAGTGATCAGTATGAGTAATTGGTAATATTAAATGACTACCATGGATATGATTTTGTTACAGTGGTAAACAAGAATGGGAAACATTTTAATTCAATTTGATAGATAAATATatcataaaataatgataaataaaatctattgcaatttttaaaagccacaaacaaaacaaaaaacaatcagacacaatggcacatgcctatgaaccTGACagcttgggagactgagataggagaattgagagttcaaggccaactttggATGTAAtccaagaccctgcctcaacaaagcaaagtaaaatgggctgaggagatgacccagcagtttttgcttacaaaagcagtgcttgcttacaaacatgccagcccaggttcagttccctagtacccatgtaaagccagacacaaggtggcaaatgcatctggagtttgtttacattggcaagaggccctggatctccaaataaataaaaatattttaaaatgacaacaTATAATAAAGAACAAACAGTGATACTAAGTCTTCATTGAGTAATAGGGAGgttgacaaatatatatatatacattatatattggtttttcaaggtagggtctcactctagcccaggctgacctggaattcactatgtagtctcagggtggcctcaaactcatggcacttctatctctgcctcccaagtgctgggatcaaagatgtgtgccaccatgcctggcttgataaaTAATTATTTACTAACAATTATACTGAATTATACAAAGGAAGGATCAGAGAAGGATGATGATAAGAACATACTACAGAAGGATATAACCTATATGAAAAAATCAagacttatctttttctttaaggGAGGAcatgtttattttggttcagtttCAGCAACTTCAACCCATGGTCacttgggcctgtggtgaggaaATCATCATGGAGAAAATATGTGGccaagaggggaaggggataggGTCCTAATATACTCTTTAAGGGTATGCCCCAATGATATACCCCCAAAGTTCCTGCCATCTTTCAGCAGCACTGCCAGCTAGAGACCAAGCCCCTAACTGAGCATTAGGAAGACATCTAAGATGCAAATCCTAACAGCCACCAGTAACAAAAGGTAGCAGTTATATAGAGATCATTCTAAGAGCTACACCCAGAGAGTCTGTTCAGAGATGAGTGACAGGTATTCAAGCAAGGATGTATGTAGGGTGTACATGTCCTGAGCACAGGCAGGAAGCTCAGGGTGGTATAGATACAAGAAGCAAGGAGGTGAGCTATGCAGGGACATGGAAATGCCAGTATCTGCAGAATGCATCTTTCCAGGATCAGCACACAGCTGGCCATATTTCCAGGTAGCCTGGCTGTGCGTCTATCCCAGgagctctttctctgtcatgattTGCCACAGCTCCACTGGAGGTGCCACCTTGaatgactatttttatttttatttattttatttttttctgggaaaaagaggtttattttggcttacagactcgaggggaagcttcacgatggcaggggaaaacgatggcatgagcagagggtggacatcaccccctggccaacataagatggaccacagcaacaagaaggtgtgctaatcactggcatggggaaactggctataaagcccataagcccgcccccaacaatacactccctccaggaggcattaattcccaaatatccatcagctgggaacctagcattcagaacacctaagtttatgggggacacctgaatcaaaccaccacattccgcccctggcccccataaactgatatccaaaaaataacctcaaaaaacccataatggcacagaataaatattcacactgcagtagatggcattgggcatagcaaagaaacattcaaccaatacaagatttaaaacaaccagggcaaacatttgtagcttcaagtccaacaactctagccagtgtgAAATCtttaagtccaataattctaaccagcaacaagtctctggcattccaattccgcccctccagctaggctactcacagtcctgggaaacttcatcggggccagcagctcctcggcagccatctcatggtcctggcatctccccggggtctccactgcaagccacggttcaacctcatggccccatggggtctctatgcaggcaaccagcaaacctgcttcacactgcccatggccatttccaaaacacaagaccgtgttgcaaactcaatgaccctctttccagcatttcttatactccaccataccaggtaggtgccaatttgttaatccaggggggattaaagcagactttgaagaacaggactccttgagcactcaggccccttcaaaagagtctacattattcttgttgccccagcgcaggttagctagcccagtctcaaaggttgtaatctctcagttgcagctgaacgggcaacagttcacccaaagatttttctttttgtgccatatccctctgctcacaccagttcatttctacgcaaagcaaccctgcacaacttttcaggacacaggcataacagcaagctttacatatactactagcccagtccaagcaaagctctttctcaccctcataagccaaacctcacagtccatagttcttactgcattcaggtcttgcagctcagaccagaatagtccatcaagctgtacttacagcactgcaaggcatctcttaggccaagctttcaaatccttccacattcctcttgaaaatcagctccaaaaggccaaagccacacagtcaggtgtccagcagcaatcccactcctcggtaccactttactgttgcagtccagtttgcattgctgttagaaatcacccaaccaagagtagcttctgggaaaaagaggtttattttggcttacaggcttgaggggaagctccacgatggcaggggaaaatgatggcatgagcagagggtggacatcaccccctggccaacataagatggaccacagcaacaggagggtgtgcctatttttatttttatttttttttaggtagggtttcactctagcccaggctgacttggaattcactatgtactaccaggctggctttgcactcctacctctgcctcccaactgctgggattaaaggtgtgtgccaccatgcccagctttagaactatctttatttattgttggatttttaaggtagggtctcactctggtccaggctgacctggaattcactatggagtctcagggtggcctcaatctcaccacgatcctcctacctttgcctctcgagtgctcgggttaaaggtgcgtgccaccacgcctggctagaactATTATTTTTGagtgtgatgacacacacctgtaatcccaggttttgggaggtagaggccagGGGATTGGGTGTTCAAGATCAGCTtctgctacataatgagtttgagtctagcttaagctacatgagaccatatctttaaaaaaaaatcccaatatcTTTAGGAATTGAGATTCAAATAATGCATGGTAGCACAACTTTGTAATCTCACCCACACAAGAGGCTAAATCAGGAGGGTTGTAAGTTGAAGGCCTACCTGGACAACTTAGGGATATACtgttgcaaaataaaataatagggctggagagattgcatagtggttaaggcacttccctgcaaagccaaaggacctaagtccagtacccatataagctacatgcacaaagtggtgtatgtgtctggagttcatttgcagcatctggaggtcctagcaggcccattctctctctgtctctctctccccctccttttttctctagctctatctcaaataaatacataaaatatctaaaaagtaaaataataaggaGAATAGGGGTCAAATATACTGGCTGTGGtaattaatcttcattgtcaacttgactggatttagaattacTACAGAGGGCTGGTTTAGagagattaaagtgcttgcctgcaaagccaaagggctcaagttcaattctccaggacccacataagccagatgcacaagttggcacatgcatctggagttcattttcagtggctggaagccctggcaatcccattctctctctctctctctctctctcccttctttctctaataaataaaacaatatattaaATAAGAATTGCTGTGGAGGATGGGAGtggaggcatatgcctttaatcccagcacttggaaggctgaggtaggagggtttatGTGAGTCCAAAGCCAATCTGGAActataggttagcctgggctagtgtgagaccctgcttacaaagaaaaaaaagcaaaaaacaacaaaaaaatactatgagccgggcatggtggcacacgcctttaatcccagcacttgggaggcagaggtaggctcgCCGTGAGtgagaagccaccctgagactgcatagtgaattccaggtcagcctatgcagGTGTTTCCAGACAACTTAAATAGAAAGGGAAGACTCACCCTAAATTTGTGTAATACTATTGCATGAGCTGGGGTCctgaactgaaaaataaaaataaataaataaaaaggtgaaaGGGAGTGAGCAGAGCaatcatctctctgcttcctgactgctgatgcagtatgaccagctgcttcacgCTCCTGCGCCATGCCTactccaccatgatggattgtATCTTcgaactgtgaaccaaaataaacccttccttccgtAAATTGCtttcatcaggtattttgtcccaacaatgagaaaaggaactaattcaatggcacatgcctgtgatcctagcacctgggagactgagatagaaggattgctgtaagtgttcaaggctagcctggatacAGTGGAGTAACGTGATCAAGAACATGTCTGtggaggccaggtgtgatggcatatgtctttaattttaggctgaggtaggaggaaactGTGAgattgtggccagcctgagacttcatagtgaattccaggtcagcctgggctagagtgagaccctacccttacctaacacacacacacacacacacacacatacacaccaccctttaatcccagcactggggaggcagaagtaggaggattgatgtgagttcaagaccagcctgagacttcatagtgaattccaggtcagcctgggtaaaagcaagactctacctcacaaaacaaaaatacaaaaaagaatttGTCtgtaagggctagagaggtggttcagaggttacagacacttgcttgcaaggcctggcagcctgggttcaatttctccagtgcccatgtaaagccagatgcagagtggcacatgcatctgaagttaggttgcagtagcaggaggctctggtgtgcccacttatttctctctctccttgcaaataaataatatataaaaatacttttgccaggtgtggcaatacatacctttaatctcaacacttgggaggctgaggtaggaggactgctatgagtttaaggccatcttaaaactacatagtaaattccatgtcagcctgggctagagcaacaccatacctcaaaaaaaaaaaaaaaattttttttttttttaaagaatatgtcTGTAGAGAATGGGTAAATGGGGAAAAGGGCAGAGGGAAGATAATCAGATTAGAGGCTATTGTAAGAAGCCAGGTCAGGAAAGATGATGGATCGGCCACGATATTGGGCATGGGAAGGAGAAGTAGGTAGatctgagaaatatttttttctcaatttttattaaaatttccatgattataaaaagtatcccatggtaattccctccctcccccccaactttcccctttgaaattccattctccatcataccccctccccatctcaatcagtctctctgagaaatatttttaatttaattagttaatttatttattttgagaaagagagagagaggcagatagaaagattgggcacaccagggcctctagccactacaaacgaactccagatacatgtgccaccttgtgcatctgggcatctggcttatgtggatagtaggtaatcaaacctgggtccttaggcttcacaggcaaaaatgccttatccactaagctatctctccagcctagtttgaGAAATATTTAAGACATCAAGTTGATAGGATCTGGTGTTTGAATTAAAATGTTACAGTAAGGGAAATAGAAGTGCTCTTTACAAAGCTCTGTATCAGAGGATTGGATATGTAGGTCTGGAACTACAGAAGACATGGATTTAGAAATCATTCAGGAAAGAACTGCAGGGTGACACTGGAAGAGGACTCAGAGCCAAACCTTAGTAACTTCTGTTGCATTGTTGGGGTGGAGGGGGAATAAATGGTTGAGGAGACTAAGTTACCGGAATTCACAGGAGCCAAAGAAAGAAGTCTAGCAGAtggacactgtggtggtttgatcaggtgtcccccataaacttatgtgttctgaatgctaggtccccagctggtggcaatttggggattgaatcctcccagaggcagtgtgttgttgggggtgggcttatgggtgttatagccagcttccccttgacagtgtttggtacactcttctgttggtattgtccacctgatgttggccaggaggtgatgtccaccctctgctcatgccatcattttccccgccatcatggagctttcactcaagtgtgtaagccaaaataaatcctttttttcccacaagctgctcttggtcaggtgttttctaccagcaatgcaaacctaactgcaatagCCATAAAAGGCTTGGGCAGCAAGAGTTTGATAAAGAAGGGAGTGGATTGAAGGGGGCCCACTGGGGACTGGGGTATAGCATagttggaagagtgcttgcctaacatacatGAAATCCTGTGTATGATCCCTAGCCCTCCATAAATGGgctgtggtagtacacacctacCACTGGGCTGGTAGAGataagatcagaagttcaaggttaccctggcTACAGCCTGGGTAAAGGAGACCTTGAACtccacatcctcctgcctccatctttcaAGGCATGGGATTCTAGGTaagcactaccatgcctggctggagatGTTATTAAAGTTGAAGAGTTAAAAAATTTAGCCctctagaaaataataataataataataataataataaataataatgatgatgatgatgatgatgatgatgatgttggaAATGTTTGGTACAATTTCCATTCTATAAAGAAGGGCCTTGAGGTTCCAGATAAGGGCGTTCCTTCCATGTGGATCTCATAGAGGAAGGCAGCTCAGCTCATGATTCTACTCCAGTTCCACAGTGGACCATCAGTAAGATTCTGGCTTGGTCCTTGGACTTATGGGATGAAGTTACACTTCACCTGCATTTGAGAGGCAAAAATAGGAGAATCCCAAAGGGAAACAGTAAGCACAGACACGATCTGTCCAGGAGGTTGAAGGAAGTTAAGTCCTGTCAGACAGTGGAAGCCAGGCCACATGCCAACATCAAGTCCTTCGCATTGGCACAACACTTCATGATTCATTTCATCTGAGCCTTCCAACTCCAGATATTATGAGGTATTTCTCTCCTTGCGAACTTTTTTGCAAgtacatatatttatgtgtggtgtggtgtatgccatgtgtgtgtagatatgcacataccatgtgtgcatgtgtgggggccAGAGAGCTTTGGGTATTCTTTCCTATTGATCATCCATGTATTACCTTGAGACAAGGGTCTCTCCCTCCACTTGGAGCTGTGTTTTATTTAGTGAGCAAGACCCAGCATCTCCAGTCTGCCCCCCTATGGACTGGGATTAAAAccgtgtgtggccacacccagctttttacactGGTTCTGGAgagtctcaggtcctcatgtttaagcagcaaacacttttttattttttggtttttcaaggtagggtctcactcaaatcAAGGCTGActtcagcaagcacttttaactgctgagctaactCCACataacttgttttttctttttaagacagggttctAGAATGTGTGCTCCTTGAGAACTAAACAATGTATCTCCTAGAATGGGCTTTGCAGCTAAGCAGTGCTAAAGGGGTGGGAAGGCATGGGTACAGGCAGCGCAGACTTTGGGTCGGCAGAAGATATGTAAAGCCGTGGTGGTATGGACCAAGGCCAGCATGCATGTGCAGACATGACAGAAGGAAGGTGAGAATTAAACCGTTATAGAGAAAGGAATGACATGGACTAGCAATATTTAGAAATTAAGCTCTAGGAGGCCTGGTGACGATCTGACATGTCCCTATCTGCAGGCAGACAGGAATAGTGGAAGACCGAGGATGGTGGTTGCTGAGGAAATAAGCGTGGGTGTTGCAACCTCAGCAGTCACAGGAGGGTTGTACGCAGGAGAGGGAGGGTCTCCCAGTCGCGAGGCTGGAGAAGGCATTACCAACCTGCCAGAACCCGGTTAACAAAGGcaggactacatttcccagcatgCTTGGGTTCGGTGGGGTGACGGCGGGCGGTGGCTGCGTTGCACCCGACTGGTGGGCGCAGAACCTGGGTGGGCACCCGAGTCTGTCATCCCGGAGGGGTCGGCTGGGTGCTGGGGCGATGCAGCCCAGCCTCCCGCCCACCGGCCGCGCCGGGCTCGCGCCCCTCGCCCTGTGGCCCCGCCCCTTGCCCCACCCCAGCCGGGAGACTTAGCTGGGGCCGCAGCGCGGCGGCCGCAACATCACTCTCCCGCCGCTGCTCCGCCCCATcgccttctgtttttctctcattctcccatTCTCCCGTGGCGGCAGCGGGGAAGGAGGACGGGAGGCTGCAGCCGCCGCGCTGGCTGCAATGAATGATCCCCCGGCCGCGGGGAGAGGACTCAGGTGAGCCTGTGCTCCGGAGGGTCGGGCCGCCCAGGACCTGCAGTCCCCGGCCATGGATCCCTAGGGGAAGAAAGAGGGTGTGGAGAagacatctctgcctcccacccccaTCCTATTTCCATCTTCCTTTATTTCATTGTTGGCGAAGCTGTTTACGGCAGCGCTCCCTCTGCCCCGGCATGGGGCGGGCTCCGGGCACTGCCCTGAGGCTGGCGCGCTTGCCGGGGTATTCTGCCTGATTTTACCTCCCCAGCCGGTGCGCCAGGGACCGGAGACCGGTGGAGGCCCGGACTGCAGCAGCCTTGGGGCTACCTCTCAGCATCCCCACCCTAAGAGGCTGCATGCGGATTGAGAGCGGCGCCTGGGGGCTGGGCCGGCCCAGCTGATCCCGACCTAGAAGCCGGACAGGAAGACCGCCCAGGCTGCGGAGGGGCCGAGCAGGAAGGACAGAACGGCAAGATGGCCAGTAAGACCAAATCCAGCGAAGCCCTGAAGGTGGTGGCCCGGTGCCGCCCCCTCAGTAGGAAGGAGGAGGCTGCTGGTCACGAGCAGATTCTGACCATGGACGTAAAACTGGGCCAGGTGACCCTGCGGAACCCACGCGCGGCGCCTGGGGAATTGCCCAAGACCTTCACCTTTGACGCTGTGTATGATTCCAGCTCCAAGCAGGCAGACCTGTATGATGAAACTGTGAGGCCCCTGATAGATTCGGTGCTTCAGGGTTTCAATGGCACAGTGTTTGCCTATGGCCAGACGGGCACTGGCAAGACCTACACCATGCAGGGGACCTGGGTGGAGCCGGAGCTGCGTGGGGTCATCCCCAATGCCTTTGAGCACATCTTCACGCACATCTCCCGCTCTCAGAACCAGCAGTACCTGGTCCGGGCCTCCTACTTAGAGATCTACCAGGAGGAGATTCGGGACTTGCTATCCAAGGAGCCAGGAAAGAGGCTAGAGCTGAAGGAGAATCCTGAGACTGGTGTCTACATTAAGGACCTCTCCTCCTTTGTCACTAAGAATGTCAAGGAGATCGAGCATGTAATGAACCTGGGGAACCAGACCCGAGCAGTGGGCAGCACCCATATGAACGAGGTCAGCTCCCGCTCCCATGCCATCTTTGTCATCACAGTGGAGTGCAGTGAGCGCGGCTCGGATGGCCAGGACCACATCCGAGTGGGCAAGCTCAACCTGGTAGATCTGGCCGGCAGTGAGAGGCAGAACAAGGCAGGCCCCAACACTGGTGGAGGGCCTACCACACAGTCCACAGCTGGTAGTGGTAATGGAGGTGGTGGTAATGGAGGTGGCGGAGGCAATGGAGAAAGGCCTAAGGAAGCCTCTAAAATCAACCTCTCCCTGTCTGCTCTGGGCAATGTGATTGCTGCTCTGGCGGGCAACAGGAGTACCCACATCCCCTATCGGGACTCCAAGCTCACCCGGCTGCTCCAGGACTCTCTGGGGGGCAATGCCAAGACCATCATGGTAGCCACACTGGGCCCAGCTTCTCACAGTTACGATGAGAGCCTCTCCACCCTTCGCTTTGCCAACCGAGCTAAGAATATCAAGAACAAGCCCCGGGTGAATGAAGATCCCAAAGACACGCTGCTACGGGAATTCCAGGAGGAAATTGCCCGTCTGAAGGCCCAGTTGGAGAAAAAGGGCATGTTGGGGAAGAGGCCCCGGAGGAAGAGCAGCCGCAGGAAGAAGGCTGTGTCAGCCCCACCTGGGTACCCAGAGGGTCCTGTGATTGAGGCCTGGGTGGCTGAAGAGGAggatgacaacaacaacaaccaccaccCACCCCAGCCCATCCTGGAGTCAGCCTTGGAGAAAAACATGGAGAATTACCTGCAGGAGCAGAAAGAGCGGCTGGAGGAAGAGAAGGCCGCCATCCAGGACGACCGCAGCCTGGTGAGCGAGGAGAAGCAGAAGCTgctggaggagaaagagaagatgcTGGAGGACCTGCGGCGAGAGCAGCAGGCCACAGAGCTGCTTGCAGCCAAGTACAAGGTAAGAACTTCAGAGGACCCCAGCGGGAGAGGTCCCCACAAGAGTCTTGGCTGACAGGCTGTCCTTTGAGGGTTTGTGAACTGTCCTGAATTGCGGAATTGCCCACTGTCCTTGGAACGGTCAAATTACTGTGACACTGGGTACCCAGGCATacttacatgcatgcatacataccaaGCAAAGTGGTCAGGTGTGTTGAGCCAGTGAATGTGGGTGGTCTGATCTGCTGCTGTTCCATCTTCACAGGATAGGTCAGGCCTATGGGAAGGGCAGGTAGAACCTTACCTCTCTGAGTGTGGGTGCTCATTCCTGAGTGCTTCCTCCTGACACTTTGTCCTTCAGTAGCCTCTTCAGACCTCACGTCATATTAACAATATCTGACATTTGGAGAGCACTTAATAGTTTGTAAGATAACCCCATTTGTAGTGTCTCACTGGATCCCTATAATGGCCATTCAAGGTAGCAGTTCTTAAGTTCCCATCTTACAGGTGAGGaactaaggctcagagaagtgACAGGACCAAGGTTCCATATTAAAACGTGGCAGACCTGAGAGTGAAGAATTGAAAGAGTATGACGACTCTTTGATGGCAAGGCAGGACCATAAGTGACTTTTGCTTTGTGTAAAAATGGCCCAGTGGGCCATGGACTGGCAGGGCCAAACAGTGACAGGCCCACTCTACTTGGTGTCAATGGGAAGGAGATTCAAGTGGTCATGCAGGAGGTAAGGTGGAAAGAGTGCTGGGTTATACACCAGAGACCTGGAGTAGGCCTCCTAGGCTGCAGCTCACTGGGTGACCTGGTATGTTGTTTCCCCTTTCCTCAGGTTCCTTCTTGTGAAATAGTTTAGCATGGAGGATCAACTCCAATGTGACAATTCTATGACCTGTATTAACCTGAGAAACAAGCTAACTGGCTTGCATAATCAGACCTTCTTCTGATAATACCCAATTCCCCATTCCCCTGAGAGATGTCAGGGCCTCAGTGTCTTTCCCCTAAGAGCCTTCAGCCCTATGTGAAGCTAAGCTACTAAACCAATCACAGatctgtgtcctctctctctctctctctctctctctctctctctctctctctctctctttttctctctcttttaaggcagggtctcatgtatccctggctggccttaaactcactgtttAGTCAAGGAtacccttgaacttctgatccgcCAGCCTCtaccctccccagtgctagaattataggcatttgcctccactcctggctttatgtggcgctgaggatcaaacccatggtttttcatgctaagcaagcattctaccaactaacTATATCCATAGGTAGCAGATGCCTCAGCTCAACGTTCCAGGCATTTCCAGTTCCCTAGAGCCTTCATTGGAGGTTAGAGGAAGAGCACAGGGAACCATGAGGTTTACTTAGAGAGCAAAACACTGTCATTTCTTATTCATTCTTAGGAGTGTAGGCTGGGAGCAAGGAAGCCCAGCCCACACCCAGTGGAAGAGTGACAGCTGAGTCTTGTGCATTGTCTGTTAGGAATGTGCTGCTGCACCAGCGGTTCTGGCCTGGcttgtttaatatttaatttacctTGTGAGCTCACAGGGTTGCTTCCTCAAGGGAAGGATCAGGAGTTGAGCACTGGTAGAGCCATCCTAGGAACAGCAGGATGTTAAGGCT
The genomic region above belongs to Jaculus jaculus isolate mJacJac1 chromosome 5, mJacJac1.mat.Y.cur, whole genome shotgun sequence and contains:
- the Kif3c gene encoding kinesin-like protein KIF3C isoform X1 — translated: MASKTKSSEALKVVARCRPLSRKEEAAGHEQILTMDVKLGQVTLRNPRAAPGELPKTFTFDAVYDSSSKQADLYDETVRPLIDSVLQGFNGTVFAYGQTGTGKTYTMQGTWVEPELRGVIPNAFEHIFTHISRSQNQQYLVRASYLEIYQEEIRDLLSKEPGKRLELKENPETGVYIKDLSSFVTKNVKEIEHVMNLGNQTRAVGSTHMNEVSSRSHAIFVITVECSERGSDGQDHIRVGKLNLVDLAGSERQNKAGPNTGGGPTTQSTAGSGNGGGGNGGGGGNGERPKEASKINLSLSALGNVIAALAGNRSTHIPYRDSKLTRLLQDSLGGNAKTIMVATLGPASHSYDESLSTLRFANRAKNIKNKPRVNEDPKDTLLREFQEEIARLKAQLEKKGMLGKRPRRKSSRRKKAVSAPPGYPEGPVIEAWVAEEEDDNNNNHHPPQPILESALEKNMENYLQEQKERLEEEKAAIQDDRSLVSEEKQKLLEEKEKMLEDLRREQQATELLAAKYKAMESKLLIGGRNIMDHTNEQQKMLELKRQEIAEQKRREREMQQEMMLRDEETMELRGTYTSLQQEVEVKTKKLKKLYAKLQAVKAEIQDQHDEYIRVRQDLEEAQNEQTRELKLKYLIIENFIPPEEKNKIMNRLFLDCEEEQWKFQPLVPAGVSNSQMKKRPTSAVGYKRPISQYARVAMAMGSHPRYRAENIMFLELDVSPPAVFEMEFSHDQEQDPRALHMERLMRLDSFLERPSMSKVRKSRSWCQSPQRPPPATTHASLASAPLHPATVVDHD
- the Kif3c gene encoding kinesin-like protein KIF3C isoform X2; this translates as MASKTKSSEALKVVARCRPLSRKEEAAGHEQILTMDVKLGQVTLRNPRAAPGELPKTFTFDAVYDSSSKQADLYDETVRPLIDSVLQGFNGTVFAYGQTGTGKTYTMQGTWVEPELRGVIPNAFEHIFTHISRSQNQQYLVRASYLEIYQEEIRDLLSKEPGKRLELKENPETGVYIKDLSSFVTKNVKEIEHVMNLGNQTRAVGSTHMNEVSSRSHAIFVITVECSERGSDGQDHIRVGKLNLVDLAGSERQNKAGPNTGGGPTTQSTAGSGNGGGGNGGGGGNGERPKEASKINLSLSALGNVIAALAGNRSTHIPYRDSKLTRLLQDSLGGNAKTIMVATLGPASHSYDESLSTLRFANRAKNIKNKPRVNEDPKDTLLREFQEEIARLKAQLEKKGMLGKRPRRKSSRRKKAVSAPPGYPEGPVIEAWVAEEEDDNNNNHHPPQPILESALEKNMENYLQEQKERLEEEKAAIQDDRSLVSEEKQKLLEEKEKMLEDLRREQQATELLAAKYKAMESKLLIGGRNIMDHTNEQQKMLELKRQEIAEQKRREREMQQEMMLRDEETMELRGTYTSLQQEVEVKTKKLKKLYAKLQAVKAEIQDQHDEYIRVRQDLEEAQNEQTRELKLKYLIIENFIPPEEKNKIMNRLFLDCEEEQWKFQPLVPAGVNSQMKKRPTSAVGYKRPISQYARVAMAMGSHPRYRAENIMFLELDVSPPAVFEMEFSHDQEQDPRALHMERLMRLDSFLERPSMSKVRKSRSWCQSPQRPPPATTHASLASAPLHPATVVDHD